The Runella sp. SP2 genome includes a window with the following:
- the cas4 gene encoding CRISPR-associated protein Cas4, which yields MTLTPSHIIEYLYCPRFTYFEYVLAIPQYEEKNYKVMRGRELHDLKLEQNKDYLRKRIGAVGKYIDQYLTNELIRGRVDEVLELADGTMVPLDYKFAEYKDRVYETYQTQLYCYAWLIEENFGKKVEKGYLVYTRSRNKLVEVPISEDNIRSVKEAARAIEHIIGNNFYPKATKYKARCVECTYRNLCIR from the coding sequence ATGACCTTGACACCATCGCATATTATTGAGTATCTTTACTGTCCGAGATTTACGTATTTTGAGTACGTGCTGGCGATTCCGCAGTACGAGGAGAAAAACTATAAAGTAATGCGGGGGCGGGAGTTGCACGATTTGAAATTGGAACAAAACAAAGACTATTTGCGTAAACGCATAGGTGCGGTTGGGAAGTACATTGACCAGTACCTTACAAATGAGTTGATACGGGGTAGGGTAGATGAAGTACTGGAGTTGGCAGATGGAACAATGGTGCCCTTGGACTACAAATTTGCCGAGTACAAAGATCGGGTCTATGAAACCTACCAAACGCAGTTGTACTGTTATGCGTGGTTGATTGAAGAAAATTTTGGGAAGAAAGTAGAGAAAGGATATTTGGTTTATACCCGTAGTCGGAACAAATTGGTGGAAGTACCTATATCGGAGGATAATATACGTAGTGTGAAAGAGGCGGCCAGAGCGATAGAGCACATTATTGGCAACAACTTTTACCCAAAAGCGACGAAGTATAAAGCCCGCTGTGTGGAGTGCACCTACCGAAACCTGTGCATACGATAA
- the cas2 gene encoding CRISPR-associated endonuclease Cas2 → MIIWVLYDIEKDRSRTKVAKLCEQAGLYRVQYSCFLGTLTANEKDTLRLKIEELIDEVKDKVYIFPMSKDELRSTDLLGQAFDKDLVTDQVRALFF, encoded by the coding sequence ATGATTATCTGGGTTTTGTATGACATCGAAAAAGACCGTAGTCGCACCAAAGTAGCCAAACTTTGCGAACAAGCGGGCCTGTACCGAGTACAGTATTCGTGTTTTTTGGGCACACTGACTGCCAACGAAAAAGATACGCTACGTCTCAAAATAGAGGAATTGATTGACGAAGTAAAAGACAAAGTGTATATTTTTCCGATGAGCAAAGACGAGCTTCGGTCAACGGATTTGTTGGGACAAGCCTTTGACAAAGACCTTGTAACAGACCAAGTACGAGCATTGTTTTTTTGA
- the cas1 gene encoding CRISPR-associated endonuclease Cas1, which yields MQLHINTYGTYVHVKDDMFEIRKKNEKGEVEKKHYSALKVTGIVLATGSALSTDAIKLAMIHNVDILFIEQSGDPIGRVWHSKLGSTTKIRKRQLEASLGKEGLTWVKTWLTAKLDNQLSFIKDLKKHRPQHLDYLNDKVTRIEALSVSISSLDASTVSEIADTLRGLEGTAGRLYFETLNYVLPKEYSFNGRSMRPAKDAFNAFLNYAYGILYSKIEKALIVAGVDPYVGFMHRDDYNQLSMVFDFIEPYRAFADEVVFRLFSAKKVNKSHLDELQNGVSLNKTGKELLVMSFSKFMDDDPIKHRGRNLVRSHIIQLEAHSFANALIA from the coding sequence CCTACGGCACCTACGTCCACGTCAAAGACGATATGTTTGAGATTCGGAAGAAGAACGAAAAGGGGGAAGTCGAAAAAAAACACTATTCGGCCTTAAAAGTAACAGGGATTGTTTTGGCGACGGGTTCGGCGCTCAGTACTGATGCTATTAAGCTGGCGATGATTCACAATGTGGACATTTTGTTTATTGAACAATCGGGCGACCCCATTGGGAGGGTGTGGCACAGCAAGCTGGGTAGTACGACTAAAATCCGAAAGCGACAACTAGAGGCAAGCTTGGGGAAAGAAGGGCTGACGTGGGTCAAAACATGGCTAACGGCAAAGTTGGATAATCAATTGTCGTTTATCAAAGACTTGAAAAAACACCGTCCTCAGCACCTTGATTACTTAAATGACAAAGTGACTCGTATTGAGGCCCTTTCGGTTTCTATTTCAAGTTTGGATGCGTCAACGGTCAGTGAAATTGCGGACACACTTCGAGGATTGGAAGGTACGGCAGGACGGTTGTATTTTGAGACATTAAATTATGTTTTGCCCAAAGAATATAGCTTCAATGGGCGGAGTATGCGGCCTGCCAAAGATGCGTTTAATGCTTTTTTGAACTATGCCTACGGAATTTTGTACAGCAAAATAGAAAAGGCATTGATTGTGGCGGGGGTAGATCCTTATGTGGGTTTTATGCACCGCGACGATTACAACCAACTCAGCATGGTCTTTGATTTTATTGAGCCTTACCGTGCCTTTGCAGATGAGGTGGTATTTCGGTTGTTTTCGGCCAAAAAAGTAAATAAATCGCATTTGGACGAATTACAAAATGGCGTAAGTCTGAACAAAACGGGAAAAGAACTATTGGTGATGAGTTTTTCCAAATTTATGGACGACGATCCCATCAAACACCGAGGCCGAAACCTGGTCAGAAGCCATATCATTCAACTCGAAGCACATAGTTTTGCCAATGCCTTAATTGCATAA